The following nucleotide sequence is from Cricetulus griseus strain 17A/GY chromosome 9, alternate assembly CriGri-PICRH-1.0, whole genome shotgun sequence.
GTGGCGCCCTGAAACCCACAGCCCATTCTGGTTTCCTGCGGCTCCCTAAGAGCCTGCTGGGCCCAGCCCAGAAACCGAGTGACACAAGGACATCAGATCACTTTGGGGTTGGTGATGTGATTCTGTTAAGAAAGCATGCCCAGAGAAGCATGAGTTTTGGGGAAAGGAGAATAAACCCTGATGCACTCTGAGCTTGACTTTCGGGTGTTTAATGGCTCACCACTGAGATAGTCTCAGCTCCTCATCACCTGCTTAGAATCGGGTGAGAAGAAAGGAATCATGAGTGACCGGGGAGGCTGTGGACTGTGCAAgggatggaggtcagagaagactGGGCATTCAGTCCAAGCTCACTGTCACCCTGGCCAGGGCCAGAATGTGCCCAAGAGTCACAGGTCATAGACATGTCACACTGACACACTTGGCTGCTGCAAGATACGTCACATAAACACAACAAACAGCACATCAactcttttcactttttttttccccctcaagacagggtttctctgtgtaacagctctggctgtcctggagttccctctatagaccaggttgacctcaagctcacagagatccgctgcctctgcctcccgagtgccgttCTTTTTGCACCAATGCTAGCATAAAGCTGGAAGGGGGTTCTGCGTGGGGGATcatggtggattccatggcaggcgacgGTGaccgaggcaggggacaaacacgccaggcagtcagagcttgagtgagaagctttattagaaagggaaggtaGAAAGGAAAGAGACACAGTGGGAAGacaaaagagggagacaggagcagaaggagaggagagcgGAGAGCGAGGAGAgctgaaaagagaaacagagagcaaggGCAGTAAGAGGAGTAAGAGAGCGTGAGGggcgggggtctgtcttttaaagggtcctttgcacctgcgtgcagagtGGTACTCATGGAgccctgagtgcattctgccaggtgacaggggcaggcccgcataatgcctgaatccttacaccgagtgctggggctaaaggcctCTTTTCACTTTTCAGCAAagaactttttatcttttttgtgtgtgcatgtatagagGCACACGTGTGCCATGCCAGTTATGTGGAGGGCAGAGTGGAGTCTTGGGTGTTAGTCCGAGCCTTCTACCTTGCGGTCTGACGCAGTTACATTCTCCCTTTTCCCCAAGGGACACAGCCAGGATACCCACGCGGTGCTGATGCAGAGCCACAGACACACaaggctgcacacacacacacacacacacacacacacagacggacagacagacagagacagacagacacacacacagaaacacatacacacagaagactgcacacacacacacacacagacagagaagactgcacacacacacacagacacacacagaagactgcacacacacagagaagactgcacacacacagagacacagacacacacagagacacacacacacagagaagactgcacacacacagacacacacagagacacacacacacacagaagactgcacacacacagagacacacacacacacagaagactgcacacacgcgcacacatacacacacacacacacacacagacggacagacacacagagagagagagacggacagacagacagacacacacacacagagagacacacacacacacacagacacatacagagagagacagacagacacacacacacacagaaacacacacacacacagacacacacagaagactgcacacacacagagacacagacacacacagacacacacagcactaCAAAGGTCATTTAATCCAGAGGCACAAACTGCGGTTGCAGTTACAGCTGTATTACTCACTCCCCACCCAGAACAAAGGCTGCGGGGCACCTAACGCACCACCGGCCCATGCGGCACCACTGGCTCAGTCACAAGATCGCGGCAGCACGTGACACACAGCATCCCATGTCTTCACGGCGACAGCACACGTACACCCGGGAGAGAGGAGACTGCAGccgcacacacaaacacccacaaacGCTCACACGGCCACAGCCAAAGCCACGGCTAGAGTCCCGCAAGCCTCGCTGCTCCCGCGGGCACAGACGGCGGCGACCGAGGCTGGGACACGCCCGGCGTCCGCCCACGCCTCCCAGACCCTGCACCTCCGCTCCTCCAGAGGTCACCACGTCGACACGGAAAGCCCGCTCGCTATGGCCTCTGGGAAGTGTAGTCCAGGGCCACACCAGCGGCCGACAAGATGTCGTCCTCTTACCTTGGAGTCTGACTCGGTCTCTTCCTGAGACGACGCCCGCCAGGTATCCGAGAGGAAGTTCCCACCTCAGGCGTGAACTTATGTGGGTCCCGGTTATGACAAGCTAACCCGAAGAAACCCCAAAACACAAGAGGAGGCCGCCTAGTTTGCGCGAGGGAGACCGAAAAGCGGTCCGCAATGCCCCATGGGAAATGTAGTCCGAGGCGGGGAGTAGGCGGGATTAGCGCCCAGTCCGGAAAGCCCCGTGGGACGGAGAAGCGGTCCGCAATGCCCCATGGGAAATGTAGTCCGAGGTGTGTGGGGGAGAACACGATCCGCGCGAGGGAGCCGAAGAAGCGGTCCGCACTGCCCCGTGGGAAATGTAGTCCGAGGCGGGACGTAGGAGGTAGAGGAGCGCAGTCCGTAATGCCCCGTGGGAAATGTAGTCCAAGGCCGGGGCTGGCGGAGGAGCGGGGGAGCGGCGCCGCGGACGACAGACGACCGGCGGGCCTGGCTTGGCAGCGTCGCGGAGACTTCTGGGAGCGCTCGCCGGTTCGCCCGCtcgctggctggctggttggctggctcGCAGGCTCGCCCTCGAGTGCGCAGACGCGGGGCCGCCAGTGGACATTTTGGTCTTTGTCCGCGGGTCAGCGCGGCCTCGGGTCCACGTGGCGCGGCAGGCGGAGGTGGGCCGTGGGCGTCCGGGCCGCTGGGGCCGAGCCGGAGGGAGGGGTGCGAGGGCCGGGGGGCGCGGCGGGCCGGGGCCGCGGTGGCGGGCGGCGGCGGCGGGGGCCGGGCCGGCGGGTGACGCGGGGCCGGGCGGGGCCGGTGTCCGagcgtccgtccgtccgtccgcgCCCATGCTCGCAGATGCTCGCAGCGGGCCGTCTTCCCCGAGGGCATCGCGTCGGCGAACCCCACTGCGAGCCGGGCGATGGGCTCGGCAGGGGGCCGCTTCCGAACCGCGCTGGCTGGGAGCGAGCGAGCTTGATGATTCGTAGCCAGGCAGCAGCTGAATCCGGTAATGCGCTCAGTGAAAACCGTAGTAAGAAAATGTCTGCCCTTGGAGACCCGGTTTGTAAAGGCGGCTGCTGCAGGGAGGGAGGATGTCGATGGCTCTGACatgcttaaatatatatataaatatatatatataaatatatatatatacacatacatacatatatatatatacacacacatatataaatatacacacattatacatatatatataaatatacacacacatatatatatacacacacatatatacgcacacatatatacacacattatacatatatgtataaatatacacacacatacacatatatacacacacatatataaatatacacacatatatatacacacacattatacattcacatatatatatacacacacatacatacacatatatacacacacacatatataaatatacacacacatatatatatatacacattatacatatacatatatataaatatacacatacacacacacatatatatatacacacac
It contains:
- the Znf146 gene encoding zinc finger protein OZF isoform X4, with amino-acid sequence MPHGKCSPRRGVGGISAQSGKPRGTEKRSAMPHGKCSPRCVGENTIRAREPKKRSALPRGKCSPRRDVGEAADKYIEPQQDLGDLGKTFFKASSFELETI
- the Znf146 gene encoding zinc finger protein OZF isoform X6, which produces MPHGKCSPRRGVGGISAQSGKPRGTEKRSAMPHGKCSPRCVGENTIRAREPKKRSALPRGKCSPRRDVGEAADKYIEPQQDLGEQT
- the Znf146 gene encoding zinc finger protein OZF isoform X3, translating into MPRGKCSPRPGLAEERGSGAADDRRPAGLAWQRRGDFWERSPVRPLAGWLVGWLAGSPSSAQTRGRQWTFWSLSAGQRGLGSTWRGRRRWAVGVRAAGAEPEGGKQLTST
- the Znf146 gene encoding zinc finger protein OZF isoform X5, whose amino-acid sequence is MPRGKCSPRPGLAEERGSGAADDRRPAGLAWQRRGDFWERSPVRPLAGWLVGWLAGSPSSAQTRGRQWTFWSLSAGQRGLGSTWRGRRRSS